The proteins below are encoded in one region of Tachypleus tridentatus isolate NWPU-2018 chromosome 4, ASM421037v1, whole genome shotgun sequence:
- the LOC143249091 gene encoding chondroitin sulfate proteoglycan 4-like isoform X2 → MASLTGIFILCWLQLYSLVNVVRTASFYGASYVFVPIQDASSDTDIFFRFKTHRAEALLFLAAGPPDYCLLTLQGGEIKVRINLGSGEEVLTSVPGLKLNDLLWHEIEIQRLSAELTLRVDGIHTTYLDIKGRFFELNIKSGIFVGGIDGFDKLFLGNFQNFRGCLDELFFNDNDILRLAAHSENRQSAYGITWDCSEEFEATSHQPISFIQEESFVALPAVSARNGGSVSFDVKTQSRIAILFYNSGNPSKTDFLAIEIISGKVTLSVNEGNGVVMLTSDEMVNNGLWHHVEAQFSPTYVELTVNGESKNIRPSLGKNMFFDLTDYLYVGGVEPNKKSRALQHGLHSILSGGIHSSLAGCLKNIKINNQVKGHREIEISHGIRPDCVWQYPCLQNPCIQEAECFQEGLNSFRCMCDKPVCVRSNFTSGYKLFTKSSLPIDLEILSLNPLEVAEGGNDLLTPEHIKVVLDYQKYGVRESGVLFHIVEPPEHGSLEIEIWRKIADNIFTLLDLFTDKVRYTHDGSENHSDKFVIELEFQAQNYRLPPFLEERHRFVFHIKISPVNDPPKLKVSSDNVLRLAKYTKMPLTSDILNTEDPDNKPSSLLYSVLNIGTKDEGYLENVKDPGNFVTTFTQEDIINKQIYYVHRGPRTSRIALRLSDGIETGQTFVLRVETFDLMLSLVNNTGIILPLNSYTIITPNNLTFATNSPDQDLEIRYDITRLPQHGSIQKRRNKGRWRTVNHFTQKQINKGKIRYIHTLGKPSRDELKFSISCLDIKVPTIYDFHVQFIAVSLIEVNNKELVLDKITHNVLISDNLYYQTSPVPTDENEIHYTILSIPLYGHLYLTTDDTQLLNLQVGSEFTQEDIKKKFIEYGLVRKSYSIINDSFQFQVACIGIVSKVQIFSIKHLPVDTGAVINVEKLQVIEGDHVEISKRFLFMTIPNEEIIIYNVTTQPQHGILRLMNTALTAVERDYPTSFTNEDIEDKRLFYIHDDSEHIEDKIHFTAFPEDSDSDFVYYGTVHIEVKMKNDNPPVRTIDKIFYVKINGERKLTSQYLKYQDLDIDSKPIDIQYTRRGIPNGALFHVDSPDTEIFQFNQEDLNKEKIIFRHNGAHYGKAVLWITDGQFYATGNLKIRASDPFINVTTNTGLIVQRGDIELITLKNLSVETNVGSSLDDVMFKIISRPKHGEILIRGSVVNQFKHKDLDLQYLEYENDNSQSYSDSFQFLAFVEDVSVGGTFNIQVFPESYWEPLRVLSNRTIHVDEGKTVVIDPASLNIAHININPTNITYVITTDPQMGFIKITNKSPGEGTTTNKTSTRSFTQSMINEGHIEYVQTKSNVSFDHFTFDVTNGITTISGLQFTISILSNIILLKTGNITVAEGEVAPLTFEVVNVANPYYNDWLSEYLVTEGPQHGHLTNINVPESKIIKFTSFQLKNGLIQYVHDGTEAMKDWFTVVAKAKSLNKESTPSTIHVVVTPVNDETPHLINNTGLEVWEGSLATITNQHLAAGDDDSEAEDIMFEIFTPSNGYVSYKNDTKLPIRSFTQDDINRGLVVFVHTGETTGGFRIQVSDGVNKGSPHVFTVTARELKLVLQVNKKLSVLPGTQQSITRAHLLVTTNDKESNRDILYYVRKKPENGRILLGNPDGALSPVTQFTQSQIDKNMVLYDHAKPMVGFTTNDTVILDIDTEYAEILKNVVFTIEISVDNLGIGNPEGKIQLNSLNVIEGGQCSIGPEHIDLSQLLTLWKSKKKEHLVGKLEITVEYLPSHGWLSLKNRNITKTINVWFNKTDIRDRLLKYHHDNSDTFSDEFTLGFYLVSNENFPNIFLYNDTLYVNVSYVNDQPFELITKTPKLNVVRGQKILITREILFAKDSDGVPEDIIYEIISNATNGFLSKMDHENNIIQNFTQDDIDRNLVYFVHDGSKRPGTFHFRVSDGKHKPIYKAFNIHVVPLSLTLVNKTILQLLQGDTTVSIRPQNLGAATNGDPNAVLYHVTKAPKYGRIFIRENIVTQFKQSDISKGLVLYMQLDMTVSRDQFVVEVIYGDNILSDHIINVTVVPLLKQGHFNVYSGEYALLTLDVLDASKLAEQTNSNPIYSVTNQPKYGYLQKLPVSRFKRQTDVVETFTHEDIIHKVIIYKSKDADIQSSISDEVEFMLSAPATQPAHGKFVVFLHPKDQSSTVQPTNVSLTGIVELTQRPTLDKNEKEENVHTPQISDDHILIIGLVVGILLLAIIIMLILKCYITKRRSKGVERGHSVIKQLGSHATQAGLNDGHLSSNGSASISDELPPPPVPPTSPSSPGSRCSSVTPKRVAMTGRSKNIDSDPPLPPPPPPPYELDGSEWTEVSSTVPTCKVTPLGHPDRPDVNETALNASYSIVDPLELSENEDWNQYDNNDIRYGTSNNPVLRKNQYWV, encoded by the exons ATGGCTTCGTTAACCGGAATCTTTATTCTCTGTTGGTTACAATTATATTCATTGGTGAATGTTGTCAGAACAG CTTCTTTCTACGGTGCTAGCTACGTGTTTGTGCCAATTCAAGATGCTTCTAGTGACACTGATATCTTCTTCAGATTCAAGACCCATCGTGCTGAAGCTCTACTCTTCCTAGCTGCTGGACCTCCAGACTATTGCTTGCTTACTCTTCAAGGTGGTGAAATAAAG GTTCGCATCAACCTTGGATCTGGAGAAGAAGTTTTGACGTCAGTTCCTGGTCTAAAGCTGAATGACCTCTTATGGCATGAAATTGAAATACAAAGACTCTCTGCGGAGCTAACTTTAAGAGTTGACGGTATTCACACTACTTATCTTGACATAAAAGGACGTTTTTTTGAACTGAACATTAAGTCTGGAATTTTTGTTGGTGGTATTGATGGTTTCGACAAGTTATTTTTaggtaattttcaaaattttcgtGGGTGTTTAGATGAGTTGTTCTTCAATGACAACGATATTTTAAGACTTGCTGCCCACTCTGAAAACAGGCAAAGTGCTTATGGCATTACGTGGGACTGTAGTGAAGAATTCGAGGCTACTTCACATCAACCTATAAGTTTTATCCAAGAGGAATCTTTTGTTGCTCTTCCAGCTGTGAGTGCCAGGAACGGTGGTTCTGTATCGTTTGACGTGAAAACACAGTCTCGTATAGCTATACTGTTTTATAACTCTGGAAACCCTTCGAAAACAGATTTTTTAGCGATCGAGATTATTTCTGGTAAGGTTACTTTATCTGTTAACGAGGGTAACGGTGTGGTTATGTTAACTTCGGATGAAATGGTTAATAATGGATTGTGGCACCACGTTGAAGCACAGTTTAGCCCAACCTACGTGGAACTCACTGTGAATGGAGAAAGTAAGAATATTAGACCTAGTCTTGGAAAAAATATGTTCTTTGATTTGACTGACTATCTATACGTGGGAGGAGTAGAACCAAATAAAAAGTCTCGGGCTTTACAGCATGGCCTGCATTCTATCTTGTCGGGAGGAATCCACAGCTCTCTAGCTGGGTGTTTGAAGAATATTAAGATCAATAATCAGGTGAAGGGTCACAGAGAAATAGAAATCAGCCATGGGATTCGTCCCGATTGTGTTTGGCAATATCCTTGTCTCCAGAATCCTTGCATCCAAGAAGCAGAATGTTTTCAGGAAGGTTTGAATAGCTTCCGCTGTATGTGTGATAAACCTGTATGTGTGCGTAGTAACTTTACTTCTGGTTACAAGCTCTTCACCAAATCTTCACTTCCCATTGACCTGGAAATACTATCTCTAAATCCACTAGAAGTAGCAGAAGGAGGAAATGATTTGTTAACACCAGAACATATCAAGGTTGTGTTAGATTATCAGAAATATGGAGTGAGAGAATCTGGTGTTTTATTTCACATCGTGGAGCCACCAGAGCACGGAAGTCTAGAAATAGAAATTTGGAGAAAAATAGCAGATAACATTTTCACCCTTTTAGACCTTTTTACCGATAAAGTGCGATACACCCACGATGGATCAGAAAACCATAGCGACAAGTTTGTTATTGAGCTAGAGTTTCAGGCTCAAAATTACCGCTTACCCCCGTTTTTAGAAGAACGTCATAGATTCgtatttcacattaaaatatctCCAGTTAACGATCCTCCTAAATTAAAGGTTTCCTCTGATAATGTGCTTCGACTTGCTAAGTACACTAAGATGCCACTCACTTCAGACATATTAAACACCGAAGATCCGGATAATAAACCCAGTTCTTTACTTTACTCAGTATTAAATATAGGAACGAAAGACGAAGGATATCTTGAAAATGTTAAGGACCCAGGAAATTTTGTTACCACTTTTACTCAAGAAGATATCATCAATAAACAAATTTACTACGTGCACCGAGGTCCACGCACATCGCGAATTGCCCTACGATTGTCTGATGGAATTGAAACAGGGCAAACATTTGTACTTAGAGTAGAAACGTTTGATTTAATGTTGTCACTCGTCAACAACACGGGAATAATATTGCCTTTGAATTCTTACACTATTATCACTCCAAACAACTTAACCTTCGCTACCAACTCACCGGATCAAGACTTGGAGATCAGGTATGACATCACGCGCTTGCCTCAGCACGGGAGCATACAGAAACGACGAAACAAGGGTCGTTGGAGAACAGTCAATCATTTTACCCAGAAGCAGATCAATAAAGGTAAAATTAGATACATACACACTTTAGGAAAGCCTTCTAGGGATGAATTAAAATTTTCTATCTCATGTTTGGACATAAAAGTACCAACAATTTATGATTTTCACGTGCAATTTATTGCCGTGTCTTTAATTGAGGTGAATAATAAAGAACTAGTATTAGATAAAATAACTCACAATGTTCTTATCTCTGATAACCTGTATTACCAAACCTCACCTGTTCCAACAGATGAGAATGAGATTCACTATACTATTCTCTCCATCCCATTGTACGGACATCTTTATCTCACCACAGATGATACACAACTCCTGAATTTACAAGTCGGCTCAGAATTTACTCAAGAAGATATTAAGAAAAAGTTTATAGAATACGGGTTGGTTAGGAAATCTTACTCAATTATTAATGATAGTTTTCAGTTTCAAGTAGCTTGCATTGGGATTGTAAGCAAAGTGCAAATATTCTCAATTAAACATCTCCCAGTTGACACTGGAGCTGTgataaatgttgaaaaattaCAAGTAATTGAAGGTGACCACGTTGAAATAAGCAAACGATTCTTATTTATGACGATACCGAATGAAGAAATCATAATCTACAACGTGACAACACAACCTCAACATGGAATTTTAAGACTAATGAACACTGCTCTGACTGCTGTTGAGAGAGATTATCCAACCTCCTTTACAAACGAGGACATAGAAGATAAACGATTGTTTTACATTCACGACGATTCTGAACATATCGAAGACAAGATACATTTTACTGCCTTCCCAGAAGACTCTGACAGCGATTTTGTATACTATGGAACCGTTCACATTGAAGTCAAAATGAAGAACGATAATCCGCCTGTTCgtaccattgataaaatattttacgttaaaATAAATGGCGAGAGAAAGTTAACTTCCCAATATTTGAAATATCAAGATTTAGACATTGATTCCAAACCCATTGATATTCAATATACACGTAGAGGTATTCCAAATGGAGCTCTTTTCCATGTTGATTCACCTGACACTGAGATTTTTCAATTTAACCAAGAAGatctaaacaaagaaaaaataatcttccgacataatggagctcattatggAAAAGCTGTCCTTTGGATTACTGATGGCCAGTTTTACGCTACAGGAAACTTAAAAATACGAGCGTCAGATCCTTTTATCAATGTTACAACAAATACGGGGTTAATAGTACAAAGAGGAGACATCGAACTTATAACATTGAAAAATCTTAGTGTAGAAACTAATGTTGGTTCTAGCCTTGATGATGTCATGTTTAAGATCATTTCTCGTCCAAAGCATGGAGAAATATTAATTAGAGGAAGTGTCGTAAACCAATTTAAGCATAAAGATTTAGATCTGCAGTACCTGGAATATGAAAATGACAATAGCCAAAGTTACTCCGATTCCTTTCAGTTCCTGGCGTTTGTAGAAGACGTTAGTGTAGGAGGAACTTTCAACATCCAGGTATTTCCAGAAAGTTACTGGGAGCCACTACGTGTTCTAAGCAATAGGACGATCCACGTAGATGAGGGTAAAACTGTAGTAATAGATCCAGCCTCACTTAACATCGCCCACATTAATATAAACCCAACCAACATTACGTATGTCATTACTACGGACCCTCAGATGGGTTTTATTAAGATTACTAATAAAAGCCCTGGCGAGGGAACTACTACAAATAAAACATCTACCAGAAGTTTTACCCAGTCTATGATTAATGAAGGGCACATAGAATATGTACAGACAAAAAGTAATGTGTCTTTTGATCACTTCACGTTTGATGTCACCAATGGAATAACCACCATTTCAGGTCTCCAGTTTACCATCAGTATCTTATCCAACATAATTCTTCTTAAAACAGGAAACATAACAGTTGCAGAAGGCGAAGTTGCTCCTCTGACATTTGAAGTTGTTAATGTAGCCAATCCTTATTATAACGACTGGCTGTCTGAGTACTTGGTAACAGAAGGACCTCAACATGGTCATCTtacaaatattaatgttccagaaagtaaaataattaagtttaccTCTTTCCAGTTGAAGAATGGGTTGATACAATATGTTCATGATGGAACAGAGGCTATGAAAGACTGGTTTACTGTCGTAGCTAAGGCTAAGTCCTTGAACAAAGAAAGCACCCCTAGTACTATTCACGTTGTGGTAACGCCAGTTAATGATGAAACTCCTCATCTAATCAACAATACAGGTCTGGAGGTTTGGGAGGGTTCCTTAGCAACCATCACTAACCAGCACCTCGCAGCTGGGGATGACGATTCTGAAGCTGAAGATATAATGTTTGAGATTTTCACTCCAAGCAATGGTTACGTTTCATATAAAAACGATACCAAATTACCTATCCGAAGTTTCACCCAAGATGACATTAATAGAGGGTTAGTCGTCTTTGTTCACACAG GTGAAACCACTGGTGGATTCCGGATTCAAGTGAGTGACGGAGTGAACAAAGGCTCTCCTCATGTGTTCACAGTTACAGCAAGAGAGCTGAAGCTGGTGTTACAAGTTAACAAAAAGTTGAGCGTACTTCCTGGTACCCAGCAATCAATTACACGAGCTCATCTACTTGTGACAACCAATGACAAAGAATCCAATAGAGATATTCTTTATTATGTACGAAAAAAACCAGAAAATGGGAGAATTCTGTTGGGAAACCCTGATGGTGCTCTGTCTCCCGTGACTCAGTTTACACAGAGTCAAATAGATAAGAATATGGTTTTGTATGACCATGCTAAACCTATGGTAGGTTTTACTACAAATGATACAGTTATTTTGGACATTGATACCGAGTATGCAGAAATACTTAAGAATGTTGTTTTTACTATTGAAATATCAGTAGACAACCTTGGTATCGGAAATCCGGAAGGAAAAATACAACTGAATTCATTGAATGTTATTGAAGGAGGACAGTGTTCCATTGGACCAGAGCACATTGATCTTTCACAACTTTTGACTTtatggaaaagtaaaaaaaaagaacacttaGTGGGTAAACTAGAAATCACAGTAGAATATCTTCCATCCCATGGATGGTTAtcattaaaaaacagaaacattacGAAAACCATTAATGTTTGGTTTAATAAGACTGATATCAGGGACAGACTGCTGAAGTACCACCATGATAATTCTGACACGTTTTCTGATGAGTTCACATTGGGATTTTATTTAGTGAGTAACGagaattttccaaatattttccTCTATAACGATACACTTTATGTGAATGTATCTTACGTAAACGATCAGCCTTTTGAGTTAATCACGAAGACTCCAAAGCTTAACGTTGTTCGAGGCCAAAAGATACTCATCACACGTGAGATTCTCTTCGCTAAAGATTCTGATGGAGTCCCTGAAGATATCATCTATGAAATAATTAGTAATGCTACCAATGGTTTTCTGTCAAAAATGGACCACGAAAATAATATAATCCAAAATTTTACTCAGGATGATATTGACAGGAATTTGGTGTACTTTGTCCACGATGGAAGTAAGAGGCCAGGAACATTTCATTTCAGAGTTAGCGATGGTAAACATAAACCTATCTATAAAGCATTCAATATCCACGTAGTCCCTTTATCTCTGACATTAGTTAACAAAACAATCTTACAACTCCTCCAAGGAGATACAACAGTGTCAATTAGACCTCAAAACTTGGGAGCTGCTACTAATGGTGATCCTAATGCTGTGTTGTACCATGTGACCAAGGCACCCAAGTATGGTAGGATCTTTATTAGAGAAAATATTGTGACACAGTTTAAACAAAGTGACATCAGTAAAGGTTTAGTTCTTTACATGCAGTTAGATATGACAGTTTCCAGGGACCAGTTTGTAGTAGAAGTGATTTATGGAGATAACATCTTATCAGACCACATCATCAATGTTACAGTAGTGCCCTTACTTAAGCAAGGTCATTTTAACGTTTACTCAGGCGAATATGCATTGTTAACCTTAGACGTGTTGGATGCTTCGAAACTGgcagaacaaacaaacagcaatccAATATACTCTGTTACAAATCAACCTAAGTACGGATATTTACAAAAACTTCCAGTATCAAGATTTAAGCGACAAACAGACGTCGTTGAAACGTTTACCCACGAGGATATCATCCACAAAGTAATAATTTACAAGAGTAAGGACGCTGACATTCAAAGTTCAATTTCTGATGAAGTTGAATTCATGTTATCAGCCCCAGCAACACAGCCAGCCCATGGAAAATTTGTCGTGTTTTTACATCCTAAAGACCAGTCGTCGACAGTGCAACCGACCAATGTGTCCTTGACGGGTATAGTTGAATTAACTCAACGCCCGACACTGGACAAgaatgaaaaagaagaaaatgttcACACACCACAGATTAGTGATGATCATATATTAATAATTGGTTTAGTGGTGGGAATTTTGTTGTTGGCAATTATCATAATGTTGATACTGAAGTGCTACATCACAAAACGAAGGTCTAAAGGGGTAGAAAGGGGTCATTCAGTTATCAAACAACTTGGTTCACACGCTACACAGGCAGGTTTGAATGATGGTCATCTTTCCTCTAATGGAAGTGCATCTATATCTGACGAGCTTCCTCCTCCTCCAGTCCCCCCAACGTCTCCGTCCAGCCCAGGAAGCAGGTGTAGTAGCGTCACCCCTAAACGTGTAGCTATGACTGGTAGGTCTAAAAACATAGATTCAGACCCACCATTGCCACCCCCACCTCCACCTCCTTACGAACTTGATGGAAGTGAATGGACAGAAGTGAGTTCCACCGTGCCTACCTGTAAGGTAACACCGCTTGGTCATCCTGACAGACCTGATGTGAACGAGACAGCTTTGAACGCATCTTACAGTATAGTTGATCCTTTAGAACTTAGTGAAAACGAAGACTGGAATCAATATGACAATAATGATATACGCTACGGGACTTCGAATAACCCTGTGTTAAGAAAAAACCAGTATTGGGTGTAA